A genomic segment from Scomber japonicus isolate fScoJap1 chromosome 11, fScoJap1.pri, whole genome shotgun sequence encodes:
- the znf142 gene encoding zinc finger protein 142, with product MEPHRCEKCGQSFSESGLFASHMCSKKQRAPLSKGLEKYKCSQCSEVFSKPSALKHHFKILHSGLDPEGPFPCSEQGCQFSSTDRQEYQVHLTSTHGLTLIPCNFRSCKVSFLTQGEMESHWKGHMPYGCFHCQFVTQNAKEMSDHLSEQHNHLPTHTEGNEAAATTDGTKEIHQPQVSSRPKRKQKTNPASASPSVEDENNEEPEREGHDVKRARKGAAPLPSKEYLAEGAEHIYRTHTCPKCRRCFKMRSHLQEHLHLHFPDPSLQCPTCKRYFTSKSKLRIHRLREAGEKVHRCHLCDYSAVERNAIRRHLATVHADEAEDDANCRSYPCPTCGESFRQSRLLKAHMKTHNIPPDSEPVVCFHEGCSFKSSLRKELLKHAADMHGVKAVACRHHACGAIFQDEKDMEAHYRTHLAYHCSLCDFSCSNKTVFLQHQRHGHPGNDKLCCDFCAFVTFNPVEFEQHIGHLHANEKIHRCSQCSYVTSHKRGLKRHMLMHSGEKPHKCSVCDFRCRDESYLSKHMLTHSDDKNFMCAECGYVTKWKHYLNVHMRKHAGDLRYQCDQCPYRCHRMDQLNSHKLRHQAKSLMCEICAYACKRKYELRNHMLTKHSGEGKPPSVYKCKYCTYTTCYRQALQNHENCKHTKLKEFRCALCFYSSFSSISLFLHKRKTHGYVPGDKAWLENYAAKEKERNTTEFLQGFYNKPSIGNEPSEPSTEGPPPSQREQSELQGSSDHSGSKEIVTGSQAVDSVNVLDVVCQEVVNEGISDSPRPGSSSEEYCTLVLTALSTNDYETTSLQNEEENSPSTSTLNCNKSDTPQQKADFSISTSSSEEDDVATADEEPSDLDDNCESLNNTSQPVEPDECQTETPDVENDCGTVSSSSPLEQNQLLESEVRLKAMKKHDKDQAEAMVLEGRVQMLVVPTKDVYRCDKCSYVTKKETALRYHCQSLCQGRIQGHKCQACGAQFKQRRGLDGHLAKKCPALPRKKRTFVGLSASCLATDENSTVGQDVSKQLELLSPQNRISKDSNQQQEEVQPTNQQTNVPLLKNSLYTKEDGKFKCKLCNFSSVKLATVDRHTSTCRKKRENQILSKVDDECGNESVKEKEDVVEELNERSEMVSKKSQTFSCPSCAFKCNQRRALDRHEKRGCLKPDEVQCTMCSFVAKSKTSLTRHVLYVHDKKKLGVAKPKHLNCQHCMFTCKQERCMTQHVALKHKGARPHHCRYCSFSTTRRYRLEEHESLHTGIGRHSCNMCDKTFGAVTKLRQHKMRIHEKQPTHLCSLCDFSGYTLDDVRRHNLRCHTGELHHACTHCEARFSSEVALRNHCKRVHQLQVCFSCKQCDYMCSSEATLKTHQQSKHPQVKCTTCQESFETTESLEIHQRIHLAHQCQLCPFATKTRQLLAQHLLNEHEDGSLQDKPLKCSSCQFSCQHQLVLEQHLRSHGGKRLYKCTDCEYSTRNKQKITWHIRIHTGEKPYSCEQCSYTCTDPSRLKLHMRVHQEEKKYLCPECGYKCKWATQLKYHMTKHTGEKPYACEDCDYRTNRADALRAHRDTQHCDLRPYICEKCGKAFKTSFILKTHQRQHTDDRPYTCGLCNKAFRWPAGLRHHYLSHTKQQPFCCRHCSYRAKQKFQVVKHLHRHHPEMSVEQGVVRDSEAGSLTLKEALQGTLDERAVEAEEEEGTADAVQKVVEEVEQREEDD from the exons ATGGAACCTCACAGATGTGAAAAATGTGGACAGAGTTTTTCAGAGAGTGGCTTGTTTGCTTCTCACATGTGTTCAAAAAAGCAGAGAGCTCCATTGAGCAAAGGACTGGAGAAATACAAATGCTCTCAATGCAGCGAGGTCTTTTCCAAGCCAAGTGCTCTGAAACACCACTTCAAAATCCTCCACAGTGGTCTTGACCCTGAAGGCCCATTTCCCTGCTCTGAGCAAGGCTGCCAGTTCAGCAGCACAGATCGTCAGGAATATCAAGTCCACTTGACGTCCACACACGGTCTTACTCTGATTCCTTGCAACTTCCGCTCCTGCAAAGTGTCATTCCTCACACAGGGTGAGATGGAGAGCCATTGGAAGGGCCACATGCCTTATGGCTGCTTTCACTGCCAGTTTGTCACCCAAAATGCAAAAGAAATGAGTGACCACCTCTCGGAGCAACACAATCATCTGCCAACTCACACTGAAG GAAACGAGGCTGCGGCCACCACTGACGGTACTAAGGAAATCCATCAGCCTCAAGTCTCCAGCAGAccaaaaaggaaacagaaaaccAACCCAGCTTCTGCGTCACCATCAGTAGAAGATGAGAACAATGAGGAACCAGAGAGGGAAGGACATGACGTGAAGAGAGCAAGAAAAGGAGCTGCGCCACTGCCATCAAAAG AGTACCTTGCAGAGGGTGCAGAACACATCTATCGCACCCACACCTGCCCGAAGTGTCGGCGTTGCTTCAAGATGCGCTCCCACCTGCAGGAGCACCTTCATTTACACTTTCCTGACCCCAGTCTCCAGTGTCCCACCTGCAAACGTTACTTTACCAGCAAGAGTAAGCTACGCATACACAGACTGCGTGAGGCGGGCGAAAAAGTCCATCGTTGCCACTTGTGTGATTACTCTGCTGTGGAGCGTAATGCAATCCGCCGCCACCTTGCCACCGTGCACGCCGACGAGGCCGAAGATGACGCCAACTGCCGCAGCTATCCTTGCCCCACCTGTGGTGAAAGCTTTCGCCAGAGCAGGTTGCTTAAAGCTCACATGAAGACCCATAACATCCCCCCAGACAGCGAGCCGGTGGTCTGCTTCCATGAGGGTTGTTCTTTCAAAAGTTCTTTGCGCAAAGAGCTTCTTAAACACGCCGCCGACATGCACGGGGTCAAGGCTGTAGCATGTCGACATCATGCCTGCGGTGCCATCTTTCAAGATGAGAAAGACATGGAGGCTCATTATCGGACGCACCTCGCCTACCACTGCTCGCTGTGTGATTTCTCTTGCTCCAATAAGACCGTTTTCCTCCAGCATCAACGGCACGGCCACCCAGGAAATGACAAGCTTTGCTGTGACTTTTGTGCCTTTGTTACGTTTAACCCTGTAGAGTTTGAACAGCACATCGGACACTTACACGCCAACGAGAAGATCCATCGCTGCTCTCAGTGCAGCTACGTGACCTCACATAAACGTGGCTTGAAGAGACACATGCTGATGCACAGTG GTGAGAAACCCCATAAGTGCAGCGTCTGTGACTTCAGGTGCAGAGATGAGTCCTACCTCTCTAAACATATGCTCACTCACTCTGATGACAAGAACTTCATGTGTGCCGAATGTGGATATGTCACCAAATGGAAACACTATCTGAACGTCCATATGAGGAAACATGCTGGAGACCTCAG GTATCAGTGTGATCAGTGCCCCTATCGCTGTCACCGCATGGACCAGCTCAACAGCCATAAACTACGACATCAAGCCAAATCACTCATGTGCGAGATCTGTGCTTACGCCTGCAAGCGCAAATATGAGCTTCGCAATCACATGTTGACCAAACACTCCGGAGAGGGCAAGCCGCCGTCTGTGTATAAGTGCAAATACTGTACGTACACTACCTGCTATCGACAAGCCCTTCAAAACCACGAGAACTGCAAACATACCAAGCTCAAAGAGTTTCGTTGCGCCCTTTGCTTCTACTCCTCGTTCAGTAGCATCAGCCTATTCCTGCACAAGAGGAAAACTCATGGGTATGTACCCGGGGACAAAGCGTGGTTAGAGAACTACGCCgcaaaggagaaggagaggaacaCAACTGAGTTCTTGCAGGGTTTCTACAATAAGCCTTCAATAGGTAATGAGCCATCTGAACCATCTACGGAAGGACCTCCACCATCTCAAAGAGAACAATCTGAACTTCAAGGCTCATCAGATCACAGTGGCAGCAAAGAAATTGTAACTGGTTCACAAGCTGTTGATTCAGTGAATGTTTTGGATGTTGTGTGCCAAGAGGTTGTCAATGAAGGTATTTCAGACAGTCCTCGACCTGGGAGCAGCTCAGAGGAGTACTGCACTCTTGTCTTAACGGCACTGTCAACCAATGACTATGAAACCACATCCCTTCAAAATGAGGAGGAAAATTCTCCAAGTACATCCACTTTAAATTGCAATAAGTCTGATACACCACAACAAAAGGCAGACTTCTCTATATCTACAAGCTCATCAGAGGAAGATGATGTAGCCACAGCTGATGAAGAACCAAGTGACTTGGATGACAACTGTGAGTCTCTGAATAACACAAGCCAACCAGTCGAGCCTGATGAGTGTCAGACTGAAACGCCTGATGTGGAGAATGATTGTGGAACAGTCAGTTCATCTTCTCCGCTTGAGCAAAATCAACTGTTAGAATCTGAAGTCCGTCTGAAAGCTATGAAGAAGCACGATAAGGACCAAGCCGAAGCCATGGTTTTGGAGGGACGGGTGCAGATGCTTGTGGTGCCAACTAAAGACGTTTATCGATGTGACAAGTGCTCTTACGTAACCAAAAAGGAGACGGCTTTGAGGTACCACTGCCAGTCTTTGTGCCAAGGTAGAATACAGGGACACAAGTGTCAGGCCTGTGGTGCACAGTTCAAACAGAGGCGAGGTCTCGATGGCCACCTTGCAAAGAAGTGCCCGGCACTGCCACgaaaaaaaaggacttttgTTGGCCTTTCAGCTTCTTGTTTGGCTACAGATGAAAACTCTACTGTTGGTCAAGATGTTTCCAAACAGCTGGAGCTTCTCTCTCCACAAAACAGGATTTCCAAAGATTCTAATCAGCAACAAGAGGAAGTCCAACCAACTAACCAACAAACAAATGTTCCACTTCTAAAAAATTCCCTTTACACTAAAGAAGATGGGAAATTTAAATGTAAGCTCTGCAATTTTTCATCAGTCAAGCTTGCAACGGTTGATCGACACACTTCAACCTGtcggaaaaaaagagagaatcaAATCCTTTCAAAAGTGGATGATGAATGTGGTAATGAGTCAGtcaaagaaaaggaagatgTGGTGGAGGAGCTCAATGAAAGGTCTGAGATGGTTTCTAAAAAATCTCAAACCTTCTCTTGTCCAAGCTGTGCGTTTAAGTGCAATCAGAGAAGAGCATTGGACCGCCATGAAAAGAGAGGCTGCTTGAAACCAGATGAGGTCCAATGCACCATGTGTTCATTTGTTGCCAAATCTAAAACTTCTTTGACCCGTCATGTTCTGTACgtccatgacaaaaaaaagcttGGGGTTGCTAAACCTAAGCATTTAAACTGCCAGCACTGTATGTTCACCTGTAAGCAAGAACGATGCATGACGCAACATGTTGCGCTCAAACACAAAGGTGCGAGACCTCACCATTGCCGTTACTGTTCTTTTAGCACCACGAGGCGATATCGCCTGGAGGAGCATGAGTCTCTTCACACAGGAATCGGTCGTCACAGCTGCAACATGTGCGACAAGACGTTTGGGGCTGTGACTAAATTGCGTCAACACAAAATGCgcatccatgaaaaacagcccaCTCACCTCTGCTCACTCTGCGACTTCAGTGGCTACACGCTTGACGATGTGAGGCGACACAATCTCAGATGCCACACCGGAGAGTTACATCATGCCTGCACTCATTGTGAGGCTCGCTTTAGTTCAGAAGTCGCTCTTAGAAACCACTGTAAGCGTGTGCACCAGCTACAGGTCTGCTTCTCATGCAAGCAGTGTGACTACATGTGCAGCAGCGAGGCCACACTGAAGACCCACCAACAGAGCAAACACCCACAGGTCAAGTGTACCACCTGCCAGGAGTCTTTTGAGACAACAGAAAGCCTTGAGATTCACCAGAGAATCCACTTGGCACATCAGTGTCAGCTGTGCCCCTTTGCTACCAAAACAAGGCAACTACTAGCACAACACCTTCTGAATGAACATGAGGATGGATCTCTGCAGGACAAGCCTCTCAAGTGCAGTAGTTGCCAGTTTTCTTGTCAGCATCAGCTGGTGTTGGAGCAGCACCTCCGTTCACATGGAGGCAAACGCCTGTACAAATGCACAGACTGCGAGTATTCAACCCGCAACAAGCAGAAGATCACGTGGCACATCCGCATACACAccggagagaagccgtacagctgtgagcaatgtagCTACACCTGCACTGATCCCTCCAGGTTGAAG CTTCACATGAGGGTTCACCAGGAAGAGAAGAAGTACCTTTGTCCGGAGTGCGGCTACAAATGCAAGTGGGCAACTCAGCTGAAGTATCACATGACCAAGCACACAG gtgagaagccataCGCCTGTGAAGATTGTGACTACCGCACCAACAGAGCAGACGCCCTCCGTGCACACAGGGACACGCAGCACTGTGACCTGCGCCCCTACATCTGTGAGAAATGCGGCAAAGCCTTCAAGACTAGTTTTATACTGAAAACCCACCAGCGGCAACACACTGACGATCGGCCTTACACGTGCGGCTTGTGCAACAAGGCCTTCCGATGGCCGGCAGGACTCAGACATCACTATCTCTCTCACACTAAGCAGCAGCCTTTCTGCTGTCGCCACTGTTCCTACAGAGCCAAACAGAAGTTCCAGGTGGTCAAGCATCTGCACAGGCACCACCCAGAGATGTCTGTAGAGCAAGGGGTGGTGAGGGACTCTGAAGCTGGTAGCCTTACCCTGAAGGAGGCCTTGCAGGGAACACTGGATGAGAGGGCAgtagaagcagaggaagaggagggaacagCCGACGCAGTGCAGAAAGTAGTTGAAGAGGTTGagcaaagagaggaagatgacTAG